DNA sequence from the Ramlibacter agri genome:
GACCAGACGGCGGCGAGCCGCGACTACGCCGACAACCTGTCCGGCTCGCGCTACTTCATCGCGCACCGGCCGCTGGCCAACCTCGCGGAGCTCGATCGCCGCATGCGCGCGGGCGAGCTGGCGCTGGCGCTGGAGATTCCCCCAGGCTTTGCCCGTGACATGGCGCGCGGCCAGGCGGTGCAGATCGGCGCCTGGATCGACGGCTCGATGCCTTCGCGCGCGGAGACGGTGTCCGGCTACGTGAACGGCATGCACCAGGGCTGGCTGGCCGAGCGCGCTCAGTTCCGCGCGGGCAGTGCCGCGACGGCGGCCGCCGACATCGAGACGCGCTTCCGCTACAACCCCGACGTGGCGAGCCTGCCGGCGATGGTGCCGGCGGTGATCCCGATGCTGCTGATGATGGTGCCGGCGATGCTCGCCGCGCTGGCCGTGGTGCGCGAAAAGGAGCTGGGCTCCATCACCAACCTGTACGTCACGCCGGTGACGCGCACCGAGTTCATGCTGGGCAAGCAGTTGCCCTACGCGGTGCTGGCGCTGTTGAACTTCCTGCTGATGGTGCTGCTGGCGGTCACGGTGTTCGGCGTGCCGGTGACGGGCAGCTTCGCCACCTTGCTGGGCGCGGCGGTGCTGTACGTGATCTGCGCCACCGGCATCGGCCTGCTTGCTTCCAGCTTCACGCGCAGCCAGGTCGCAGCAATGTTCCTGGCGATGATAGGCACCATGATCCCGGCGGCGCAGTTCTCCGGGATGATGGACCCGGTGAGCTCGCTGGAAGGCATGGGCCGGGTGATCGGCGCGGTCTATCCCACCACGCACTTCATCGACATCAGCCGCGGCGTCTTCAACAAGGCGCTGTCGTGGTCCGACCTGTCGTCGGCCGTCTGGTCGCTGGCGGCGGCGGTGCCGGTGATCTTGCTGCTGGCCATCGCGCTGCTGAAGAAGCAGGACCGCTGATGCTGCGCACGCTGGCCAACATCTTCCACCTGGGCGTCAAGGAGCTCTGGGGCCTGTGGCGCGACCCGGCGATGCTGGTGCTGATCGTCTTCATGTTCGGCTTCTCGGTGTATTCGGGCGCGCGCTCGATGCCGCAGTCGCTGAACCGCGCGCCGATCGCCATCGTCGACGAGGACGCCTCGCCGCTGTCCGCGCGCATCGCGGCGGCCTTCTTCCCGCCGCAGTTCGTCGGCCCGGCCATGATCGGGCTGGGCCAGGTCGATCCCGGCATGGACGCGGGCATCTACACCTTCGTGCTGGTGATCCCGGCCAACTTCCAGCGCGACGTGCTGGCCGGTCGCGGGCCGGCGCTGCAACTCAATGTGGATGCGACCCGCATGACGCAGGCCTTCAACGGCTCGGGCGCCATCCAGCAGATCGTGCAGGGCGAAGTCTCGGCCTTCGTGCAGCGCGCGCAGCGGACCACCGCTGCGCCGGTGGAACTGGCCTTGCGCGCGCGCTTCAACCAGACGCTGGACCAGGGCTGGTTCGGCGCGATGACGCAGTTGATCAACAACATCACGATGGTGTCGATCCTGCTGTGCGGCGCGGCGCTGATCCGCGAGCGCGAGCACGGCACCATCGAGCACCTGCTGGCGATGCCGGTCACGCCCACCGAGATCATGCTGTCCAAGGTGTGGTCGATGGGGCTGGTGGTACTGGTGGCGGTGGCGGCGTCGCTCCAGTTCGTCGTCAAGGGCCTGGTGGGCGTTCCGGTGGAGGGCTCGATGGGCCTCTTCCTGCTGGTGACCGCGCTGCACCTGTTCGCGACCACGGCGATGGGCATCTTCATGGCGACGATGACGCGCTCGATGCCGCAGTTCGCGCTGCTGCTGATCCTGATCCTGCTGCCACTGCAGATGCTGTCCGGCGGCACCACGCCGCGGGAAAGCATGCCGCAGCTGCTGCAGGACATCATGCTGGTGGCGCCGACCACGCACTTCACGATCGCCGGCCAGGCCATCCTGTTCCGCGGCGCCGGCCTGGCGCTCGTCTGGCCGCAGTTGCTGGCGCTGCTGCTGATCGCCGCGGTGTTCTTCGGCGTGGCGTTGCGGCGCTTCCGGCGGACGATCAGCCAGATGGCGTGAACCGTCAGCCCTTGGCCGGTGCCTCGCGCCGCGCCAGGTCCCAGAACGCGCGGCCGGCCGGCGTCAGGCGCGCCATGTCGAGGCAGGCGAGGGCGACGCGGCGCGAGAAGCGCGGCGTGATGGGGCGGAAGGCCAGGCCGGGGCGGGTTTCGGGGACGGCGAGCGAAGCGAGGACGGAAACGCCGTTGTCGTGCGCCACGAACTCCAGGATCGAGGCGATCTGGAACAGTTCGTGGGCGATTTTCGGCCGCAGCCCCGCCTGCTCGAACATCCGCAGCACCATGTCCTGCGAACCCGCCTGCGTGAGGATCAGCGGGTAGTCGGCCAGTTCGCGCACGGACACGGTGGCCTTGCGCGCGAGCGGATGGTCCTGCGGCAGGACGGCCACCAGTTCGTCGGTCGCCAGCGCCACGGTGTCCAGCGAAGGCTGCGGCAGGCGGACAGCCGCGATCTCCACCCGGCGTTCGATCAAGTCCTGTTCGACGACGGCATCGGCGTGCTCGGTGACGTGCACCTCCACGCCGGGATAGCGCTGGCGAAACTTGTCCAGCAGCGGCGGCAGCAGCCGCAGCGAGGTGCTGGGGCCGATCGAGCCGATGCGCAGCAGGCCGGTGTGCAGGCCGCGCGAAGCGGCCGTCGCGGAGCGCACTTGCTGCAGGGACGCGAAGACATCGCGCGCATGCCCCAGCGCCAGTTCGCCCGCGTGCGTCAGCACCACGCCGGCGGCCATGCGGTCCACGACTTCGCTGCCCAGGCCGTCTTCCAGCGCGCGCAAGGCGTGGCTGGTGGCCGAGGCGCTCATGCCGATGCGGGCGCCGGCCGCCGCGATGCTGGGCGCGCCGGGCAAGGCCACCAGCAGTTCGAGCTGGCGCAGGGTGGGAAAACCGGCGTCGGACCGCATTGAATCTGGATTCAATTGAATGTGAGAACCATTGAATCCTAAACTTGGGCCCATGAACACGCAAGCACAAGTCCAGCGCCTCCAGGCCGGGGAGTCGCTGCCGCAATCCCGCTTCGGCGCGGGCCCGGCGATCCTGGCGGAAGGCGAACTGCTGGTGCAGGCCCCCGCGGAATGGCTGGCCGGCACGGTCGTCATTCCTTCGCCGGTCCGCATCGTCGCGCCGGCCGTCCTCGGCGACCTGCCGCCCAACGCCTCCGTCATGGCCGTGGGCACTGCCAAGGTGGTGGTGCCCCAACCGGCTCCGCTGTTTCCGATCGCGAAGTGGTTTCGGAGTGCCAACTTTTTGGCACGCTCCGCCAATTCCCCGGTGTAACAGGGTTCGCGAGTATTGAAGCATTTGGATACATCCTTCAGGATGGGCAGGCCAAGTCCTGATCAACCGGCGCCCGGAGCGCCGATCCTGGAGGAGAGTCCGAATGAGCAAGAGTCTGAAGTCCGGCCTGGCCGTGGCGCTGTTCTGCGCCGTGCAAGGCCTTGCCACCGCGGCCGCGCCCGCGCTGCCCGAACACGGTAGCGAAGCCGAGGCGCAGGTGATGGTCACGAAGGCCGTCGCCCTGATCAAGTCCGCCGGCCCCGAGAGCGCCTACAAGACCTTCACCGAGAACCCCGGCGCGACCTTCAAGGACCGCGACCTCTACATCTTCGTCTACGACTTCGACGGCAACTGCCTCGCCCAGGGCGCCAACGCCAAGATGGTGGGCAAGAACCTGCTCGAACTGAAGGACATCGACGGCAAGCCGCTGATCAAGGACCAGATCGCCCTGGTCAAGGCCAAGGGCTCCGGCTGGTATGGCCCCTACCGGTTCAACAATCCGGTGACGAACAAGGTCGAAACCAAGAAGTCCTACTGCATGCGCGGCGCGGGCGACAGCTACGTCTGCGCCGGCGTCTACTCCGGCCAGCAATAGACAGCGGCGGCATGGGCCTCAGGATCTGGCACAA
Encoded proteins:
- a CDS encoding ABC transporter permease, coding for MMLRTLANIFHLGVKELWGLWRDPAMLVLIVFMFGFSVYSGARSMPQSLNRAPIAIVDEDASPLSARIAAAFFPPQFVGPAMIGLGQVDPGMDAGIYTFVLVIPANFQRDVLAGRGPALQLNVDATRMTQAFNGSGAIQQIVQGEVSAFVQRAQRTTAAPVELALRARFNQTLDQGWFGAMTQLINNITMVSILLCGAALIREREHGTIEHLLAMPVTPTEIMLSKVWSMGLVVLVAVAASLQFVVKGLVGVPVEGSMGLFLLVTALHLFATTAMGIFMATMTRSMPQFALLLILILLPLQMLSGGTTPRESMPQLLQDIMLVAPTTHFTIAGQAILFRGAGLALVWPQLLALLLIAAVFFGVALRRFRRTISQMA
- a CDS encoding cache domain-containing protein; translated protein: MSKSLKSGLAVALFCAVQGLATAAAPALPEHGSEAEAQVMVTKAVALIKSAGPESAYKTFTENPGATFKDRDLYIFVYDFDGNCLAQGANAKMVGKNLLELKDIDGKPLIKDQIALVKAKGSGWYGPYRFNNPVTNKVETKKSYCMRGAGDSYVCAGVYSGQQ
- a CDS encoding LysR family transcriptional regulator, which translates into the protein MRSDAGFPTLRQLELLVALPGAPSIAAAGARIGMSASATSHALRALEDGLGSEVVDRMAAGVVLTHAGELALGHARDVFASLQQVRSATAASRGLHTGLLRIGSIGPSTSLRLLPPLLDKFRQRYPGVEVHVTEHADAVVEQDLIERRVEIAAVRLPQPSLDTVALATDELVAVLPQDHPLARKATVSVRELADYPLILTQAGSQDMVLRMFEQAGLRPKIAHELFQIASILEFVAHDNGVSVLASLAVPETRPGLAFRPITPRFSRRVALACLDMARLTPAGRAFWDLARREAPAKG